The proteins below are encoded in one region of Helianthus annuus cultivar XRQ/B chromosome 2, HanXRQr2.0-SUNRISE, whole genome shotgun sequence:
- the LOC110913891 gene encoding uncharacterized protein LOC110913891: MVLYMFLEYYNKFNWDKFGMSIDGAVNLSLMPEIVVENPTHHALFGGQFLRELINLYTVPCKIPAENSPPFIRKVVNIIDPLKTDNNLGRSVNFGNCLRIKLALRLGAGTLAEILELPMEKIEERIKNFFDLLGDFNGNLRSLLSSQCTLGFRYAAGHEHHRLAGW, from the exons ATG GTTCTTTACATGTTCTTGGAGTATTACAACAAATTTAACTGGGATAAATTCGGCATGAGTATTGATGGTGCGGTTAACTTATCTTTAATGCCTGAAATAGTTG TTGAGAATCCCACCCATCATGCCTTATTCGGTGGACAATTTCTTAGGGAACTCATAAACTTGTACACCGTGCCTTGTAAGATACCTGCGGAAAATAGCCCACCTTTTATACGGAAGGTTGTTAACATCATTGATCCGCTGAAAACAGATAACAATCTTGGGCGAAGCGTTAATTTTG GAAACTGTTTACGTATAAAGCTTGCTTTACGTCTTGGTGCTGGTACGCTTGCTGAGATTTTGGAATTACCGATGGAGAAAATCGAAGAAAGGATCAAGAACTTCTTTG ACCTCTTAGGAGATTTTAATGGTAACCTGAGGAGTCTTCTATCCAGCCAATGTACTCTAGGTTTTCGTTACGCAGCTGGTCATGAGCATCATCGGTTGGCTGGCTGGTAA
- the LOC110892608 gene encoding uncharacterized protein LOC110892608, translating to MEALHCMLDKVVEMGELEGLRFGNGEKPISHLFYANDALLMGFWTKDNVEKVARILRVFHICLGLKINTHKSHLFGIGVHEGEVDSMTNVLWCQVGSVPFDYLGIRVGANMNRVSHWITVIESVQNRLSLWKAKTLSIGGRLTLIKSVLSSLPIYYLSLYKAPIKILEKLERLMKNFLWSGSNDVKKVHWVVWEVVTTPKKRWGLGIEKLADVNLALIAKWGWRFTIEKDAL from the coding sequence ATGGAAGCACTCCATTGTATGCTGGATAAAGTGGTTGAGATGGGAGAATTGGAGGGGCTTCGGTTTGGTAATGGTGAGAAACCTATATCCCATTTATTTTATGCCAATGATGCACTTCTTATGGGATTTTGGACGAAAGACAATGTTGAGAAGGTGGCAAGAATTCTTCGGGTGTTTCATATTTGCTTGGGTTTGAAAATTAATACTCATAAATCTCATTTGTTTGGTATTGGGGTTCATGAAGGGGAGGTTGATAGTATGACGAATGTTCTTTGGTGTCAGGTGGGGAGTGTACCCTTTGATTATTTGGGGATCCGGGTTGGAGCTAATATGAATAGGGTGTCTCATTGGATCACGGTTATAGAATCGGTTCAAAATAGGTTGTCATTGTGGAAGGCAAAAACTCTCTCTATAGGAGGTAGGCTAACATTAATTAAATCGGTGTTGTCTAGCCTTCCTATTTATTATCTGTCTTTATACAAGGCACCGATAAAAATTTTAGAGAAACTTGAAAGATTAATGAAGAATTTTCTTTGGAGTGGATCAAATGATGTGAAAAAAGTTCATTGGGTGGTGTGGGAGGTGGTGACCACACCAAAAAAAAGATGGGGGTTAGGAATTGAAAAACTGGCGGATGTTAATTTGGCCTTAATAGCCAAGTGGGGATGGCGTTTCACAATAGAAAAGGATGCTCTCTAG